One segment of Setaria viridis chromosome 4, Setaria_viridis_v4.0, whole genome shotgun sequence DNA contains the following:
- the LOC117852239 gene encoding histone H3.2, giving the protein MARTKQTARKSTGGKAPRKQLATKAARKSAPATGGVKKPHRFRPGTVALREIRKYQKSTELLIRKLPFQRLVREIAQDFKTDLRFQSSAVAALQEAAEAYLVGLFEDTNLCAIHAKRVTIMPKDIQLARRIRGERA; this is encoded by the coding sequence ATGGCCCGCACGAAGCAGACGGCGCGCAAGTCCACCGGCGGGAAGGCCCCGCGGAAGCAGCTGGCGACGAAGGCGGCGCGGAAGTCGGccccggcgacgggcggcgtgAAGAAGCCCCACCGCTTCCGCCCGGGCACCGTCGCGCTCCGTGAGATCCGCAAGTACCAGAAGAGCACGGAGCTGCTGATCCGGAAGCTCCCCTTCCAGCGGCTGGTGCGGGAGATCGCGCAGGACTTCAAGACCGATCTCCGGTTCCAGTCCTCGGCCGTCGCCGCGCTGCAGGAGGCCGCGGAGGCCTACCTCGTGGGGCTCTTCGAGGACACCAACCTCTGCGCCATCCACGCCAAGCGCGTCACCATCATGCCCAAGGACATCCAGCTCGCGCGCCGCATCCGCGGGGAGCGCGCCTAG